One Helianthus annuus cultivar XRQ/B chromosome 7, HanXRQr2.0-SUNRISE, whole genome shotgun sequence genomic region harbors:
- the LOC110866614 gene encoding uncharacterized protein LOC110866614: protein MAKRQAIEAVDRTFQGIIGVSLPFGGKIMVMGGDFRQVLPVIKRGTRAQIVDSSVRMSPLWSLTKKMRLTINMRALKDPWFSKFLLRVGDGTEEPIEGNYIRIPDDMTIQCNNRENAIKELIHAIFPSIEDNVYSSDYIISRAILSTKNDSVDEINNQMIEIFQGEEKVYYSFDEAEDDQRNFYPVEFLNSLNSVNMPEKEFFCQESL, encoded by the exons ATGGCTAAACGACAAGCGATAGAGGCAGTCGATCGTACATTCCAAGGCATTATAGGTGTTAGTCTCCCATTTGGTGGAAAGATAATGGTTATGGGAGGTGACTTCAGACAGGTGTTGCCGGTTATCAAACGTGGCACTCGAGCACAGATTGTAGACTCCAGCGTACGAATGTCACCTCTTTGGTCTTTGACTAAGAAGATGCGGTTGACCATAAATATGAGAGCGCTGAAAGATCCATGGTTTTCTAAATTTCTTTTAAGAGTCGGCGATGGAACTGAAGAACCAATCGAAGGAAACTATATCCGCATACCCGATGACATGACAATTCAGTGCAACAACAGAGAAAACGCTATAAAAGAATTGATCCATGCCATCTTTCCATCAATTGAAGATAATGTATATTCTTCAGATTATATAATCTCTAGAGCAATATTGTCCACTAAAAATGATAGTGTTGACGAGATTAATAATCAAATGATTGaaatttttcaaggggaggaaaAAGTTTATTACAGTTTTGATGAAGCTGAAGACGATCAGCGCAACTTCTATCCGGTCGAGTTCTTAAATTCGCTAAAT TCGGTCAACATGCCGGAAAAAGAGTTTTTTTGCCAAGAATCCCTCTAA
- the LOC110866617 gene encoding F-box/kelch-repeat protein At3g17530, with product MADLPTHTIVFEILTRLPAKDVGRSKSVCKQWYALLSTQDFVKIHCSRSVVSSNQRVLLIDDLTCSVRPIISNNNDYGPSSTVTFPFHHQNNDVSILSHLNGLLCVCLNHTYELLLWNPTTTAFKRLSTPDSHGFYINNLDAIGLYVDTDDDYKVLHIKRRSGVLGVYVYSREVDSWRNIPFITRQEYLSPHFNWSAGTFCGGTLYFTVCECWIGGTNVVICFDVNSEQFKEISFLPVPSNGMVQGVLVNVKNVLHMFASTGMFEMTIDLWTLQGDYWIKVLSCPPIPPISLSLWCDITHYVTNGNWFVMTKLGKLFTIEMDMKPFECFYPVSWFRGFKGAVFVQTIVSPSI from the coding sequence ATGGCTGACCTTCCTACTCATACAATCGTGTTTGAGATATTAACGAGGCTGCCAGCAAAGGATGTAGGTCGTTCTAAGAGTGTATGTAAGCAATGGTATGCGTTATTGTCAACACAAGATTTCGTAAAGATACATTGTTCTCGCTCAGTAGTTTCATCTAACCAGAGAGTTCTACTAATTGACGACCTAACGTGTTCTGTTCGTCCAATCATCTCTAATAACAATGACTATGGTCCAAGCTCAACAGTTACATTTCCATTCCATCACCAAAATAATGATGTCTCAATACTTTCACATTTGAACGGATTGTTGTGTGTTTGCTTGAATCATACATACGAGCTGcttctttggaatccaacaacTACTGCTTTCAAGCGTTTGTCAACCCCTGATTCTCATGGATTCTATATAAATAACCTTGATGCCATTGGTTTGTACGTTGACACTGACGATGATTACAAGGTCTTGCATATAAAGCGTAGGAGTGGTGTACTTGGTGTCTATGTTTATTCTAGGGAAGTAGACTCTTGGAGAAATATTCCTTTCATAACAAGACAAGAGTACCTAAGCCCTCATTTCAATTGGTCAGCTGGCACATTTTGTGGTGGTACTCTATATTTCACTGTTTGCGAATGTTGGATTGGAGGTACGAATGTGGTGATTTGTTTTGATGTTAATTCGGAGCAGTTCAAGGAGATAAGCTTTCTACCCGTTCCTTCTAATGGAATGGTTCAAGGTGTTTTAGTTAATGTAAAAAATGTGCTTCACATGTTTGCTAGCACTGGCATGTTTGAGATGACAATTGACCTATGGACACTACAAGGGGATTACTGGATTAAGGTCTTATCATGTCCTCCGATCCCCCCGATATCATTGTCATTGTGGTGCGATATAACACATTATGTGACAAATGGTAATTGGTTTGTGATGACTAAATTAGGGAAGTTGTTTACAATTGAAATGGATATGAAGCCCTTCGAATGTTTTTATCCCGTTTCTTGGTTTCGAGGTTTTAAGGGTGCGGTGTTTGTGCAGACCATTGTTTCACCAAGTATTTAG
- the LOC118480157 gene encoding uncharacterized protein LOC118480157: MSDHFSVEEFSSLTNDRAWYNIIFVKVEFIWHDVDGKRLVVIFLDQHRQKIVAFVPQNLIHKYNDASLMGGFFSLNHFQIENLNYLECPKYQNYVLVWSEKKIVINEYTKLSSLTLTIPRGASLYPLVPSIIELKHDRRPQMDIVDVVGRIIEGKRDRCCFELSLQDKTGHTIQLFLSALKPSDVIRSIQAVQQRSIIYVSRLKLVHLPDINILKSTELSTITYEPDMVEARDM, translated from the exons ATGTCTGATCATTTTTCCGTTGAAGAATTTTCATCATTGACAAATGATAGAGCATGGTATAATATAATCTTTGTTAAGGTGGAGTTTATTTGGCATGACGTCGATGGAAAGAGATTAGTGGTTATATTTCTTGATCAACAC AGACAAAAAATTGTTGCGTTCGTCCCACAAAATTTGATACACAAATATAATGACGCGTCATTGATGGGTGGTTTTTTTTCGTTGAATCATTTCCAAATTGAGAATCTCAACTATCTTGAGTGCCCAAAGTACCAGAATTACGTGTTAGTTTGGTCCGAGAAGAAAATTGTCATCAACGAATATACAAAGCTTTCTTCACTTACGCTTACGATTCCAAGGGGTGCTTCTTTATATCCATTGGTCCCTTCCATTATAGAATTGAAGCATGACAGGAGACCTCAAATGGATATTGTTG ATGTGGTTGGGAGAATAATAGAAGGCAAACGTGATCGATGTTGTTTTGAACTTTCTCTTCAAGATAAGAC TGGTCACACAATACAATTGTTTTTGTCTGCCCTGAAGCCTTCCGATGTGATACGTTCCATTCAAGCCGTGCAACAAAGGTCCATCATATATGTATCACGTCTCAAGTTGGTTCATCTACCAGATA TTAATATTTTGAAGTCTACGGAGTTGAGTACGATTACGTACGAACCGGATATGGTCGAGGCACGGGATATGTAA
- the LOC110866615 gene encoding uncharacterized protein LOC110866615: MTCNPKWPEICDNLHVGQTATDRPDLVSRVFRAKLEDLKDQLFKKHVLGEVKSYVYVIEFQKRGLPHAHFLLIMYPQHKINNADHYDKVVCAEIPNKLTHPRLHEMVVKHMIHGPCGNLRSSSPCMQGDPKICRFHYPRQFNEQTTQGEDSYPLYRRRDTGIEVDLRGQTLDNRWVVPYNPRLLMMFNCHMNVEVCSSIKSVKYLFKYVYKGHDKQVIQVDQSEPGVVINEIKRFQDARYISPPEAMWRIFSFSLSQIFPAVLALQLHLPNNQMVRFRDDDLMPNIVDRERDKRTMLTAFFDQNRNDEKARVHLYKDFPKHYTWNGSTRRWSRRFGKKQRGRIVSANPAEGERYYLCLLLSNVRGPTSFEHLCTVNGQRCATFRKAALELGLIEDDEYLSQCLEEASTFQFPNALRRLFATIMIFCQPGDVRKLWNDHFDSLFEDHRLHCQSIERVQNMVLTEISVLVQSMGKNFNEFDLPKITDDVNLQDAGYRELQEEYGIVLEPEHLSAKHSLNPDQKNVFDEIMMHVDNDLPGVFFIDGPGGTGKTFLYIALLAEIRSRGLIALATASSGAAANNMPGGRTAHSRFKIPLNLENNSMCNIKKQSGPLN; the protein is encoded by the coding sequence ATGACATGTAATCCTAAGTGGCCTGAGATATGTGATAACTTACATGTTGGTCAAACTGCTACAGATCGTCCAGACCTTGTTTCAAGAGTGTTCCGGGCTAAATTAGAAGATCTTAAGGATCAACTCTTCAAGAAACATGTCCTCGGGGAAGTTAAGTCATACGTCTATGTCATTGAATTTCAAAAGCGGGGTTTGCCGCATGCACATTTTCTCCTAATCATGTACCCGCAACACAAGATCAATAACGCGGACCATTATGATAAGGTTGTGTGTGCTGAAATTCCTAACAAACTAACACATCCCAGATTGCATGAGATGGTTGTCAAGCACATGATTCACGGTCCTTGCGGCAATTTACGATCAAGCAGTCCTTGTATGCAGGGTGATCCTAAAATTTGTCGTTTTCACTATCCTAGACAATTTAACGAACAGACGACACAAGGAGAAGATTCGTATCCGTTGTATCGAAGGAGAGACACCGGGATAGAAGTGGACCTACGAGGACAAACACTTGATAATAGATGGGTGGTCCCATATAACCCAAGGCTTTTGATGATGTTTAACTGCCACATGAATGTTGAAGTTTGCTCAAGTATAAAATCTGTGAAATATCTTTTCAAGTATGTTTATAAAGGACATGACAAACAGGTTATTCAAGTCGATCAAAGTGAGCCAGGGGTTGTTATTAATGAGATAAAAAGATTTCAAGATGCACGCTACATATCGCCCCCAGAGGCTATGTGGCGAATTTTTTCCTTCTctctttctcaaatctttcctGCTGTTCTAGCCTTACAACTTCATCTCCCAAATAATCAGATGGTTAGATTTAGAGATGATGACTTGATGCCTAATATTGTTGATAGGGAAAGGGATAAGAGAACCATGCTAACAGCATTTTTTGATCAGAATAGAAACGATGAAAAAGCAAGGGTACATttgtataaagattttccaaaacACTATACTTGGAATGGAAGCACACGCCGTTGGAGTCGTCGTTTCGGTAAAAAACAAAGAGGTCGTATCGTTTCCGCTAATCCAGCCGAAGGAGAAAGGTACTACTTATGCCTACTTTTGTCAAATGTCAGAGGGCCTACTTCTTTCGAACATCTTTGCACAGTTAATGGTCAACGGTGTGCGACATTTCGGAAAGCAGCTCTTGAGTTAGGCTTAATAGAAGACGATGAATATCTATCACAATGTCTCGAAGAAGCCTCTACGTTTCAGTTTCCCAATGCTCTTAGAAGGTTATTTGCGACCATAATGATTTTTTGCCAACCTGGAGATGTTCGAAAGTTATGGAATGACCACTTTGATTCACTATTTGAAGATCATCGGTTACACTGTCAAAGTATAGAACGAGTTCAAAATATGGTTCTTACCGAAATAAGTGTCTTGGTACAATCCATGGGTAAAAATTTCAATGAATTcgaccttcctaagataactGACGATGTTAACTTACAAGATGCAGGTTATCGTGAGTTACAAGAAGAGTATGGGATTGTTTTGGAACCTGAACACTTGAGTGCCAAGCATTCACTTAATCCGGAccaaaaaaatgtgtttgatgAGATCATGATGCATGTTGATAATGATCTTCCAGGCGTGTTCTTTATTGATGGTCCAGGTGGAACTGGAAAAACATTTTTGTACATTGCCTTGCTTGCTGAAATTCGGTCACGTGGTCTTATTGCTCTCGCAACAGCTTCATCAGGTGCAGCGGCTAATAATATGCCAGGAGGTAGAACGGCTCACTCGAGATTCAAGATTCCTCTTAATCTTGAAAATAATTCAATGTGCAATATTAAAAAACAGAGTGGGCCGCTAAACTGA